One stretch of Geoalkalibacter ferrihydriticus DSM 17813 DNA includes these proteins:
- a CDS encoding c-type cytochrome, with the protein MKRSRSKFVIVTLVLGSLVFFGCSERKEEAPPAPAATPAATPAAADLEAGETLFNQHCAACHADGGNVMRPERNLTHANLMERGLGTPESLRDYLRDPGPGMPAFNQNTISDEQGENIGHYILETFK; encoded by the coding sequence ATGAAACGCAGCAGATCGAAATTTGTGATCGTGACACTGGTTCTGGGAAGTCTGGTCTTCTTTGGTTGCAGTGAACGCAAAGAGGAGGCGCCACCTGCACCGGCGGCTACCCCTGCGGCAACGCCTGCCGCGGCGGATCTCGAAGCGGGAGAAACGCTTTTCAATCAGCACTGTGCCGCTTGCCATGCGGACGGCGGCAACGTCATGCGTCCCGAGAGAAATCTCACTCATGCCAATCTGATGGAAAGGGGCTTGGGAACGCCGGAAAGTCTCAGGGATTATCTGCGGGATCCGGGACCTGGAATGCCGGCATTCAACCAAAATACCATCTCGGACGAACAAGGTGAGAATATCGGGCACTACATTTTGGAAACCTTCAAATGA
- a CDS encoding efflux RND transporter periplasmic adaptor subunit — MAPLWAIVLAAWVLGGCGRESTAETDTGQGPQVRVVSVAVETLKSTNLSETFTLPATLEAWEDLLLAAEIAGPVRYVGPREGDRVRKGDVILRIDPEAREADLDRARAEFEVQQSHFARMSRLVDEQIISPQEFEEARRNIEVARAALRSAEVALAKSVLVSPLDGIIDRLHVDRGEFVSEGTPVAELVQVDRLQAVVEVPEKDVHFLQVGDRVEVVAARLVGEGGPVRSGELFYLAFKADPTTRTYRAKVVVDNADGSLRPGMILRVRFLRQAFPEAVAVPLYALVERDGKTLAYVEEQGVARRRFLTTGSIIGDRVVIQDGLVAGERLIVRGQQLLEDGTAVTTGNH, encoded by the coding sequence TTGGCTCCACTGTGGGCCATTGTACTGGCCGCTTGGGTTTTAGGGGGTTGCGGCCGCGAAAGCACGGCGGAGACCGACACAGGACAGGGACCCCAGGTGCGGGTTGTTTCCGTTGCGGTGGAGACCCTCAAGTCCACCAACCTCTCAGAAACATTCACCTTGCCGGCGACTCTTGAAGCCTGGGAGGATTTGCTGCTGGCTGCGGAAATTGCCGGCCCGGTGCGTTACGTCGGGCCGCGTGAAGGGGATCGGGTGCGCAAGGGCGATGTCATTTTGCGCATCGATCCGGAGGCACGCGAGGCCGATCTTGATCGAGCGCGGGCTGAATTCGAGGTGCAACAAAGCCACTTCGCGCGGATGAGCCGCCTGGTCGATGAACAGATCATCAGTCCCCAGGAATTCGAGGAAGCGCGGCGCAACATCGAGGTCGCCCGCGCCGCTTTGCGCAGCGCCGAAGTGGCCCTCGCCAAAAGCGTTCTGGTCAGTCCCTTGGACGGCATCATTGATCGGCTGCATGTGGATCGCGGCGAATTTGTTTCCGAGGGGACTCCGGTGGCCGAACTGGTCCAGGTCGACCGGCTGCAAGCCGTTGTCGAAGTGCCGGAAAAGGACGTGCACTTTTTGCAGGTCGGCGACCGGGTCGAGGTGGTTGCGGCGCGTCTGGTCGGCGAGGGGGGGCCGGTTCGCTCCGGCGAGTTGTTTTATCTGGCCTTCAAGGCCGACCCGACAACGCGCACCTACCGCGCCAAGGTTGTCGTCGATAATGCCGATGGTTCCCTGCGCCCCGGCATGATTCTGCGCGTACGTTTTCTGCGCCAGGCCTTTCCTGAGGCCGTGGCCGTTCCTCTCTATGCCCTGGTGGAGCGCGATGGGAAAACCCTGGCTTATGTTGAAGAGCAAGGCGTGGCGCGCCGGCGTTTTCTGACCACCGGAAGCATCATCGGCGATCGGGTGGTGATTCAAGATGGACTGGTGGCAGGAGAGCGTCTTATCGTGCGCGGCCAACAACTGCTCGAAGACGGCACAGCGGTGACGACGGGTAATCACTGA
- a CDS encoding Imm27 family immunity protein, with protein sequence MAIHEEDWELQPRDQELRAFWIDLGSSMEEDAAWQRILWLIHEKLELVKRGEGRNALYRDPNDGRLWALAYDHPELKDGGPPRLTCVDQEGA encoded by the coding sequence ATGGCTATTCATGAGGAGGATTGGGAACTTCAGCCCAGGGACCAGGAATTGCGGGCTTTTTGGATCGACCTCGGCAGCAGCATGGAGGAGGATGCCGCCTGGCAGCGCATTCTTTGGTTGATCCATGAAAAGCTGGAACTGGTGAAACGCGGCGAAGGACGTAATGCTCTGTACCGCGATCCCAATGATGGGCGCCTTTGGGCGCTGGCCTACGACCATCCCGAACTCAAGGATGGCGGGCCGCCGCGCCTGACCTGCGTCGATCAAGAGGGCGCCTGA
- a CDS encoding efflux RND transporter permease subunit, which produces MLLSNAAISRRSTVFTLMMIALVAGLYSYLVLPRESAPDITIPVVLVVTNHEGVAPEDIETLITLPLERKLKGLKDVEKMRSVSSEGSSMITIEFTPDVDIDNARQLVRDRVDQAKGDLPDDLENDPSILEINIAEFPILMIAVSGPVGEMVLKQVAERLEDYIEQIPGVLDVAITGGRERQVRVEFDPDRLAAYRLSFVEIMAAVQRENVNIPGGSIDIGEGKYLLRIPGEFTDPAQIDNLVLVVRDGRPIYFKDVANIVDTLEDRLSYARFNGEPSVTLAIKKRTGENIIAVADQVFAVLEQAQGQLPPEVEMAVTLNQSKDIRRMVAELENSILTGLILVVSVLFLFLGLRNSLFVALAIPFSMLISFAVLHALGITLNMVVLFSLILALGMLVDNAIVIVENIYRHMQEGKDRVQAARDAVTEVGWPVISSTLTTLCAFSPLMFWPGIMGEFMKFLPLTLIVTLSASLFVALVINPVVCASFLWVGRRKAEGDALPPILRFYQRLLQWSLRWRVLVLGAAGGFLIGIAILYAYFEHGVELFPDIEPNLAYVEISAPEGTNLDTSDLLARAVEDITFQEGDLRFVISEMGVSANADMGGEGGGQSHQSKISLDFIEREERREHADKVLARIRQAVAALPGAEIKVEKHKEGPPTGAPVSIEVSGEDIEVLAQVANEIRERIKNVRGLVDLKDDLVRANPEIRILVDREKASLLGLSTVDISETVKAAVSGTKLGVYREGNEEYDIVARLPEERRRSLADVTGLLIPTMTGDPVPVSSLASFEMGTGFGSIRRLNQKRVVTITANTSGRNSIEVLREAQGLLKNLEMPGGYRIDYSGEQQEQEKAVAFLSKAFIAAILLITLVLVTQFNSFRQSLIVMTSVILSLSGVFLGLTLTGMAFGIIMTGIGVISLAGVVVNNAIVLIDYVNQLRRSGMGLEEALVRAGVVRFRPVLLTAATTILGLLPMAVGFSFDFRSLSFQIGGESAEWWGPMAVAVIFGLAVATLLTLVVVPVLYSLLHDKPPRGWFGNLRRRGAKNAH; this is translated from the coding sequence ATGCTGCTCAGCAACGCCGCCATCAGCCGCCGCAGCACTGTCTTCACTCTCATGATGATCGCTCTGGTGGCGGGCCTCTACAGCTACCTGGTACTGCCCCGCGAATCGGCTCCGGACATCACCATTCCCGTGGTGCTGGTTGTCACCAATCATGAGGGAGTGGCGCCCGAGGATATCGAAACTCTCATCACGCTGCCTTTGGAGCGCAAGCTCAAAGGCCTCAAGGATGTGGAGAAGATGCGCTCGGTGAGTTCCGAGGGATCTTCCATGATCACCATCGAATTCACCCCGGATGTCGATATCGACAACGCCCGGCAACTGGTGCGCGATCGTGTCGATCAGGCCAAGGGCGATCTGCCCGACGATCTGGAGAACGATCCTTCCATTCTGGAAATCAACATCGCGGAATTTCCCATTCTGATGATCGCGGTCTCGGGTCCCGTGGGCGAAATGGTACTCAAGCAAGTAGCCGAGCGCCTTGAGGACTACATCGAACAGATCCCCGGGGTTCTCGACGTAGCGATCACCGGCGGGCGCGAGCGTCAGGTACGCGTCGAATTCGACCCCGATCGCTTGGCGGCTTATCGCCTGTCCTTTGTCGAAATCATGGCTGCCGTTCAGCGGGAAAACGTTAATATCCCCGGCGGCAGCATCGACATCGGCGAAGGCAAATATCTGCTGCGCATCCCCGGAGAATTTACTGACCCTGCGCAGATCGACAATTTGGTTCTGGTGGTGCGCGACGGTCGCCCCATCTACTTCAAGGATGTCGCCAACATCGTCGATACCCTTGAAGATCGCCTAAGCTATGCGCGGTTCAACGGCGAACCCAGCGTGACCCTGGCGATCAAGAAACGCACGGGCGAAAACATCATCGCCGTGGCTGATCAGGTCTTTGCCGTCCTCGAACAGGCACAGGGGCAATTACCGCCAGAAGTCGAGATGGCGGTCACCCTCAATCAGTCCAAAGACATCCGGCGCATGGTCGCCGAGCTTGAAAACAGCATCCTTACCGGGCTGATCCTGGTGGTGTCGGTGTTGTTCCTGTTTTTGGGCCTGCGCAACTCCCTGTTCGTCGCCTTGGCCATACCTTTTTCCATGCTCATCTCCTTTGCGGTGCTGCATGCCCTGGGCATCACCTTGAACATGGTGGTGCTGTTCAGCCTGATTCTGGCCCTCGGCATGCTGGTGGACAACGCCATCGTCATTGTCGAGAACATCTACCGACATATGCAGGAGGGCAAGGATCGGGTGCAGGCCGCGCGCGATGCGGTGACAGAGGTGGGCTGGCCGGTCATCAGCTCAACCCTGACGACGCTCTGCGCCTTTTCTCCCCTGATGTTCTGGCCGGGTATCATGGGCGAATTCATGAAATTTCTGCCCCTGACCCTGATCGTCACCCTGAGCGCCTCGCTGTTTGTGGCCCTGGTCATCAATCCGGTGGTTTGCGCAAGCTTTCTCTGGGTAGGGCGGCGCAAGGCCGAGGGCGATGCGCTGCCGCCGATTCTGCGTTTTTATCAGCGTCTGCTGCAATGGTCATTGCGCTGGCGGGTGCTGGTGCTGGGCGCGGCGGGAGGATTCTTGATCGGCATCGCCATCCTCTACGCCTATTTTGAGCACGGTGTCGAACTTTTCCCTGATATCGAACCCAATTTGGCCTATGTTGAAATCAGCGCCCCCGAGGGTACCAATCTCGACACCTCGGATCTGCTGGCGCGCGCGGTCGAGGACATTACCTTTCAGGAAGGTGACCTGCGCTTCGTCATTTCCGAAATGGGGGTGTCGGCCAACGCCGATATGGGCGGGGAGGGCGGTGGGCAAAGTCACCAGAGCAAGATCTCTCTGGATTTCATCGAGCGCGAAGAGCGTCGTGAGCATGCCGACAAGGTGCTGGCGCGGATTCGCCAGGCCGTTGCTGCTCTGCCCGGTGCCGAAATCAAAGTGGAAAAACACAAGGAGGGACCGCCCACGGGTGCGCCGGTGAGCATCGAGGTCAGCGGCGAGGACATCGAAGTTCTCGCTCAGGTGGCCAATGAGATCAGGGAGCGCATCAAGAACGTGCGGGGCCTGGTGGATCTCAAGGACGATCTGGTGCGAGCCAATCCGGAAATTCGCATTCTTGTGGATCGAGAAAAAGCCAGTCTGCTGGGCCTCTCTACGGTGGATATTTCCGAAACCGTCAAGGCTGCGGTAAGCGGCACCAAACTCGGGGTCTACCGCGAGGGCAATGAGGAATACGACATCGTCGCCCGGCTGCCCGAGGAGCGGCGGCGGTCATTAGCGGATGTCACCGGGCTGCTGATCCCGACGATGACCGGCGATCCGGTGCCTGTCTCCAGTCTGGCGAGCTTTGAGATGGGCACGGGGTTCGGTTCTATCCGCCGTCTCAACCAGAAGCGGGTCGTGACCATCACCGCCAACACCTCCGGGCGCAACAGCATCGAAGTGCTGCGCGAGGCGCAGGGGCTGCTGAAGAATCTGGAGATGCCCGGTGGTTACCGCATCGATTACAGCGGTGAGCAGCAAGAGCAGGAAAAGGCCGTGGCCTTTTTGAGCAAGGCATTTATCGCCGCCATTTTGCTCATCACCCTGGTGCTGGTAACCCAGTTCAATTCGTTTCGCCAGTCCCTCATCGTCATGACCTCGGTGATCCTATCCCTGTCCGGGGTTTTTCTCGGACTGACCTTGACCGGTATGGCGTTCGGCATCATTATGACGGGCATCGGCGTCATCTCTCTGGCAGGGGTGGTGGTCAACAACGCCATCGTGCTTATCGACTATGTCAATCAGTTGCGCCGCTCCGGGATGGGGCTGGAAGAGGCTCTGGTGCGGGCGGGAGTGGTGCGTTTTCGGCCGGTGCTGCTCACGGCTGCAACCACGATTCTGGGCCTCTTGCCCATGGCCGTGGGGTTCAGTTTCGATTTTCGCTCCCTGAGTTTTCAGATCGGTGGCGAGTCCGCGGAATGGTGGGGGCCCATGGCCGTGGCGGTGATCTTCGGCCTGGCGGTCGCGACCCTGCTGACCCTGGTGGTGGTGCCGGTGCTCTATTCTCTTTTACATGACAAGCCCCCGCGTGGATGGTTCGGCAATCTGCGCCGCCGGGGGGCTAAAAATGCGCACTAA
- the tmk gene encoding dTMP kinase: MSLFITFEGIEGSGKTTQISRLATHLRSQGLEVVQTREPGGCRVADAIRGILLDSDNAGLAPTAELLLYAAARRQHVEEVIQPALAADQVVLCDRFTDATLAYQGYGRGLSLELIENLNTLAGAGLCPDLTLLFELPVEIGLNRALRRIENATGPAEDRFEQESLAFHERVRQGYLTLAERNPHRYRLLAAEAHPDQVFAQAVKIVDKILIKRQGL; the protein is encoded by the coding sequence ATGTCATTATTCATCACTTTTGAAGGTATTGAAGGCTCAGGCAAAACCACCCAGATCAGCCGTCTGGCAACGCACTTGCGCAGTCAGGGTCTTGAGGTGGTGCAAACCCGCGAACCCGGCGGCTGCCGCGTCGCCGACGCCATACGCGGCATTCTGCTCGATAGCGACAACGCCGGGTTGGCGCCGACTGCGGAGTTGCTGCTTTATGCGGCGGCCCGCCGGCAACATGTCGAAGAAGTGATCCAACCGGCCCTGGCCGCGGATCAGGTGGTTCTCTGTGACCGCTTTACCGATGCGACCCTGGCCTACCAGGGGTACGGGCGCGGGCTTTCCCTAGAACTCATCGAGAACCTCAACACCCTTGCGGGAGCCGGCCTCTGCCCTGACCTGACCCTTTTATTTGAATTGCCGGTTGAGATCGGCTTGAATCGCGCCCTGCGCCGCATCGAAAACGCCACCGGTCCCGCGGAAGATCGCTTTGAGCAGGAATCCCTGGCCTTTCACGAGCGGGTTCGACAAGGGTACCTAACCCTGGCCGAGCGCAATCCTCATCGCTACCGATTGCTCGCCGCCGAGGCTCATCCCGACCAGGTTTTCGCCCAGGCTGTTAAGATCGTTGATAAAATCCTGATTAAGCGACAAGGGTTATGA
- the ricT gene encoding stage 0 sporulation family protein, whose amino-acid sequence MIRVVSIKFREAGKIYDFDAGDLELNVGDKIVVETERGRALGTVVLAPREAEQTGQNEDLKKILRQATEEDLELALRYAAREEEAFRFCRKRIEERGLAMKLVQAEYLFDGSKIVFYFTADGRIDFRDLVKDLAQYFHTRIEMRQIGVRDEAKLVGGIGICGRELCCCTFLRDFNPVSVKMAKEQGLALNPNKISGQCGRLLCCLGYEYETYCHLKRGLPKIGRIIKVGELEAMVLSQNIFAGTVKVKLETGSEAILSAQDIERGELPSPKAASEEPVEKPKPTAPAAASAQERSDSEKPPRKRSRSRSRSKKKSPATGGSENKPATTESQKPSADSGERKQPPASSAEQAAKPQGGERKRRPRRRSRKKDQ is encoded by the coding sequence ATGATTCGAGTCGTTTCCATAAAATTTCGTGAGGCCGGCAAAATTTATGATTTTGACGCCGGTGACCTGGAGCTTAACGTCGGCGATAAAATCGTCGTGGAAACCGAACGCGGCCGCGCTTTGGGGACGGTGGTGCTTGCTCCCCGCGAGGCGGAGCAAACCGGGCAAAATGAAGATCTCAAAAAGATCTTGCGTCAAGCCACCGAAGAGGATCTGGAACTGGCCTTACGCTACGCCGCCCGGGAGGAAGAAGCCTTTCGTTTTTGTCGCAAGCGCATCGAAGAGCGCGGCTTGGCGATGAAACTGGTTCAGGCGGAATATCTTTTTGACGGCTCCAAGATCGTTTTCTACTTCACGGCCGATGGCCGCATCGATTTTCGCGATCTGGTCAAGGACCTGGCCCAGTATTTCCACACCCGCATCGAAATGCGTCAAATCGGCGTGCGTGATGAAGCCAAGCTGGTGGGCGGTATTGGTATCTGCGGGCGGGAACTGTGTTGCTGCACTTTTTTGCGGGACTTCAATCCGGTCTCGGTGAAAATGGCCAAAGAACAGGGATTGGCCCTCAATCCCAACAAAATTTCCGGCCAGTGTGGGCGCCTGCTGTGCTGCCTGGGGTACGAATACGAAACCTACTGCCACCTCAAGCGCGGCCTGCCCAAGATCGGTCGCATCATCAAAGTCGGCGAACTTGAAGCAATGGTCCTCAGTCAGAATATCTTTGCCGGAACGGTGAAGGTCAAACTGGAGACCGGAAGCGAGGCCATCCTTTCGGCTCAAGACATCGAGCGAGGTGAACTGCCGTCACCCAAAGCAGCGTCCGAAGAACCCGTTGAAAAGCCGAAGCCGACCGCGCCGGCTGCAGCTTCCGCGCAAGAACGCAGCGACTCGGAGAAGCCGCCACGCAAACGATCGCGCAGTCGCTCACGCAGCAAAAAAAAGTCACCAGCCACCGGAGGCAGCGAGAACAAACCCGCGACCACCGAATCTCAAAAGCCATCGGCGGATTCCGGTGAGCGCAAGCAGCCACCAGCTTCCAGCGCCGAACAAGCCGCTAAGCCGCAAGGCGGCGAACGCAAACGCCGGCCGCGCCGCCGTTCACGAAAAAAAGACCAATAA
- a CDS encoding TatD family hydrolase, which produces MSLRSSLIDTHAHLYNRPFAEDLDLVIARARDNGVETILTVGCDLESSRNSITLAERFDEVYAAVGIHPHDALQADEEGIRRLRELAAAPKVVAIGETGLDYYRDRAPRDAQRLAFRRQIRLARELALPLIVHDRDAHEDILSILREEQAAEVGGVIHCFSGDAAMARACLEMGFYISFPATITYPKNEELRAVVRSVPMERLLVETDCPYLAPQPFRGKRNEPAYVRLTAEKIGEIKGLSLEDVARITTLNAGNLFGIGQAEQAVRIAYAIRNSLYLNITNRCTNACSFCAKFHDFTVKGHRLKLDHEPDAAEVIAAVGDPRAYDEVVFCGYGEPLLRLDLIKEVAAWLKKKGCKVRINTDGQANLVHGRNIVPELVGLVDSLSVSLNAPDAATYQDLCHSQFGELAFEGVKEFIREAARCIPEVVASAVTVPSLDIAACRKLAEELGAKFREREYNEVG; this is translated from the coding sequence ATGTCCCTGAGATCTTCTCTCATCGATACCCACGCCCATCTCTACAATCGCCCCTTTGCCGAAGACCTGGACCTGGTCATCGCCCGAGCGCGGGACAACGGGGTCGAAACCATTCTTACTGTGGGCTGTGACCTTGAGAGTTCGCGTAACAGCATTACGCTTGCGGAACGTTTCGACGAAGTCTATGCAGCGGTGGGCATTCATCCCCACGACGCCTTGCAAGCCGACGAGGAAGGTATTCGGCGGCTGCGCGAACTGGCCGCCGCTCCCAAAGTTGTTGCCATCGGCGAAACGGGACTCGATTACTATCGCGACCGCGCTCCCCGGGATGCCCAACGCCTCGCCTTTCGCCGCCAGATCAGACTGGCCCGCGAACTGGCTCTGCCGCTTATCGTGCATGATCGCGACGCCCATGAAGACATATTGAGCATTTTGCGCGAAGAGCAGGCCGCCGAGGTCGGCGGGGTCATTCATTGCTTTTCCGGAGACGCCGCCATGGCGCGCGCCTGCCTGGAAATGGGCTTTTACATCAGCTTTCCCGCCACCATCACCTATCCGAAAAACGAAGAGCTGCGCGCGGTGGTGCGCAGCGTTCCCATGGAACGTCTGCTGGTTGAAACCGACTGCCCATATCTTGCGCCCCAACCCTTTCGCGGCAAACGCAACGAACCCGCCTATGTGCGCCTGACCGCCGAGAAGATCGGTGAAATCAAGGGGTTGTCTCTGGAGGACGTCGCACGCATCACCACCCTCAACGCCGGCAACCTGTTCGGCATCGGCCAGGCCGAACAGGCCGTGCGCATCGCCTATGCCATTCGCAACAGCCTCTATCTCAACATCACCAACCGCTGCACCAATGCCTGCTCTTTCTGCGCAAAATTCCACGACTTCACCGTCAAGGGCCACCGCCTTAAGCTCGATCATGAACCCGACGCCGCCGAAGTCATCGCCGCCGTGGGCGATCCACGCGCCTATGATGAAGTGGTCTTTTGCGGCTACGGCGAACCGTTGCTGCGCCTCGATCTCATCAAGGAAGTCGCCGCCTGGCTCAAGAAAAAAGGCTGCAAGGTGCGCATCAACACCGACGGCCAGGCGAACCTTGTGCACGGGCGCAACATCGTTCCGGAGCTGGTCGGGTTGGTGGACAGTTTATCGGTGTCCCTCAATGCACCCGACGCTGCCACCTATCAGGATCTGTGCCATTCACAATTCGGCGAACTCGCTTTCGAGGGGGTCAAGGAGTTTATTCGTGAAGCAGCGCGGTGCATTCCCGAGGTCGTCGCCAGCGCCGTCACGGTGCCAAGCCTCGACATCGCCGCCTGCCGGAAGCTCGCGGAAGAACTGGGGGCAAAATTTCGGGAACGGGAATACAACGAGGTGGGATAA
- the holB gene encoding DNA polymerase III subunit delta': MIFSQILGHERQKDILRRVLAADRLAHAYLFTGPEGVGKRLMALALVRAVFCPHQGCGNCIACRKVDHFNHPDLHLLEPDGNSIKIEQVRAIQREFSYRPLEAPKKVCLIEQAEKMVPAAGNALLKTLEEPSGEALFILLSAHPEQLLQTIRSRCQPLPFHRIPAELLKRDLVQRLEIDDAGAHLLAALSDGSFRKALGRDRELFLTGRRDFLKAVTALSPGSVLPLFDLARDLAEKKEQIPEHLEILEAFYRDVLLTLHGRPEEDLVNIDLLEKVRRCAGRETPASVLGKLEAVQTTRRYLSRNVNKQLAMDHLLLQLCA, translated from the coding sequence ATGATTTTTTCGCAGATTCTCGGACACGAGCGGCAAAAAGACATCCTGCGACGAGTTCTTGCTGCTGATCGCCTGGCCCATGCGTATCTGTTCACCGGACCCGAGGGCGTCGGCAAGCGTTTGATGGCACTGGCTCTGGTGCGCGCCGTTTTCTGCCCACATCAGGGTTGCGGCAACTGCATCGCCTGTCGCAAAGTTGACCACTTCAACCATCCAGACCTTCATCTGCTCGAGCCTGACGGCAACAGCATCAAAATTGAGCAGGTTCGCGCCATTCAACGGGAATTTTCCTATCGCCCTCTCGAAGCGCCCAAAAAGGTGTGCCTGATTGAACAGGCGGAAAAAATGGTTCCTGCCGCCGGCAACGCGCTGCTGAAAACCCTGGAGGAGCCCTCTGGAGAAGCCTTGTTCATTCTTCTGAGCGCTCATCCCGAGCAACTGCTGCAAACGATCCGGTCACGCTGCCAGCCTCTGCCCTTTCATCGCATCCCGGCTGAGCTTTTAAAACGCGATCTGGTTCAGCGCCTGGAAATCGACGATGCCGGTGCCCATCTGCTGGCCGCGCTGTCCGACGGCAGCTTTCGAAAAGCCCTGGGGCGTGATCGGGAACTGTTTCTCACCGGCCGGCGCGATTTTCTCAAAGCCGTAACGGCACTTTCTCCCGGAAGCGTGCTGCCGCTTTTCGATCTGGCACGGGATCTGGCCGAGAAAAAAGAACAGATACCGGAACACCTCGAAATTCTTGAAGCCTTTTATCGCGATGTGCTACTGACCCTGCACGGACGCCCTGAAGAAGATCTGGTCAATATCGATTTACTGGAAAAGGTGCGACGCTGTGCCGGGCGCGAAACCCCGGCATCGGTGCTGGGCAAACTCGAGGCGGTTCAGACCACCCGCCGCTACCTGAGCCGCAACGTCAACAAGCAACTTGCCATGGACCATCTGTTGCTGCAGCTCTGCGCGTGA
- the metG gene encoding methionine--tRNA ligase produces MPEPFYITTPIYYVNDVPHIGHAYTTLACDVIARYKRARGHEVFFLTGTDEHGQKVEKAAQAKGETPLELADRVVKRFQALWERLNISHTDFIRTTQERHKKGVHRLFQIIQAKGDIYLGDYEDWYCTPCETFWTENQLLDGTCPDCGRPTDKLKEESYFFRMSKYQQALLTHIEENPDFIQPKTRRNEILNFVREGLRDLSISRTSFSWGTPVPGDDKHVIYVWFDALTNYISALGYPDDPNGHFATFWPADAHVIGKDILRFHTVYWPTFLMAAGIPLPKKVFAHGWWTVEGKKMSKSLMNVVEPNMLVDKYGADAIRYFLMREVPFGLDGDFSHASLVHRINSDLANDLGNLVSRSTAMLSKYFRGELPAAEVQTELDAAFTARFPAAVKLVDGHMNDMAFNKALQATWELISAANKYIDETAPWALAKDPAQSGRLGTVMYNLLEGTRIIALLINPFMPETAAKIMGILGGEKNDLTFADNEVWGGLQAGTIIAKAAPLFPRIETQ; encoded by the coding sequence ATGCCAGAGCCTTTTTACATCACCACGCCCATTTATTACGTCAACGATGTTCCCCACATCGGCCATGCCTACACCACCCTCGCCTGCGATGTCATAGCACGCTACAAGCGCGCCCGGGGCCACGAGGTGTTTTTTCTCACCGGCACCGACGAGCATGGCCAGAAAGTTGAAAAAGCCGCCCAGGCCAAGGGTGAAACGCCGCTGGAGTTGGCTGACCGCGTGGTTAAACGTTTTCAGGCTTTGTGGGAGCGGCTCAACATTTCTCACACCGATTTCATCCGCACCACCCAGGAACGGCACAAAAAAGGCGTGCATCGCCTCTTCCAGATCATTCAAGCCAAAGGCGATATTTATCTGGGCGATTACGAAGACTGGTATTGCACTCCCTGCGAAACTTTTTGGACGGAAAACCAGCTGCTTGACGGCACCTGCCCCGATTGTGGACGCCCCACGGACAAACTCAAGGAAGAGTCCTATTTTTTTCGCATGAGCAAATATCAGCAGGCGCTGCTGACGCATATCGAAGAGAACCCCGACTTCATTCAACCCAAAACGCGCCGCAATGAAATTCTCAATTTCGTTCGCGAAGGGCTGCGCGACCTGTCCATTTCGCGCACCTCTTTTTCCTGGGGCACACCGGTGCCCGGCGATGACAAACACGTAATTTATGTCTGGTTCGACGCCCTGACCAACTACATCAGTGCTCTGGGTTATCCTGACGACCCCAACGGACACTTCGCCACCTTCTGGCCTGCTGACGCTCATGTCATCGGCAAGGACATCCTGCGCTTCCACACCGTCTACTGGCCGACCTTTCTCATGGCCGCCGGCATTCCCTTGCCCAAAAAGGTGTTTGCCCACGGCTGGTGGACGGTGGAGGGCAAGAAGATGAGTAAGAGCCTGATGAACGTGGTCGAGCCCAACATGCTGGTCGATAAGTACGGTGCCGACGCCATCCGCTACTTCCTCATGCGCGAGGTGCCCTTCGGCTTGGACGGCGATTTCTCCCATGCCTCCCTGGTGCATCGCATCAACTCCGACTTGGCGAACGATCTGGGCAATCTGGTGAGCCGCTCGACGGCCATGCTCAGCAAATACTTCCGCGGCGAACTACCTGCGGCAGAAGTCCAGACGGAACTCGACGCTGCGTTTACCGCGCGTTTTCCCGCCGCGGTAAAACTGGTGGACGGACACATGAATGATATGGCCTTCAACAAGGCACTCCAGGCAACCTGGGAATTGATCAGTGCCGCCAACAAATATATCGATGAAACCGCGCCCTGGGCTCTGGCCAAAGATCCGGCGCAGAGCGGACGCCTGGGCACCGTCATGTATAACCTGCTCGAAGGCACACGCATCATCGCCTTGCTGATCAATCCCTTCATGCCGGAAACTGCTGCGAAGATCATGGGCATTCTCGGCGGCGAAAAAAACGATTTGACCTTTGCCGACAATGAGGTGTGGGGTGGTCTGCAGGCCGGCACAATTATCGCCAAAGCAGCCCCCCTGTTCCCTCGCATTGAGACGCAGTAA